In Ovis canadensis isolate MfBH-ARS-UI-01 breed Bighorn chromosome 11, ARS-UI_OviCan_v2, whole genome shotgun sequence, one genomic interval encodes:
- the PRCD gene encoding photoreceptor disk component PRCD — translation MCTTLFLLSTLAMLWRRRFANRVQPEPSGVDGAVSGSSLETDLQSSGREKEPLK, via the exons ATGTGCACCACCCTCTTCCTGCTCAGCACTTTGGCCATGCTCTGGCGCCGCCGATTTGCCAACCGGGTCCAACC AGAGCCCAGTGGAGTCGATGGGGCAGTTTCGGGCAGCAGCTTGGAAACAGACCTCCAGTCGTCAGGCAG GGAGAAAGAGCCTCTGAAGTAA
- the CYGB gene encoding cytoglobin → MEKVPGEMEIERRERSEELSEAERKAVQATWARLYANCEDVGVAILVRFFVNFPSAKQYFSQFKHMEEPLEMERSPQLRKHACRVMGALNTVVENLHDPEKVSSVLALVGKAHALKHKVEPVYFKILSGVILEVIAEEFASDFPPETQRAWAKLRGLIYSHVTAAYKEVGWVQQVPNATTPPATLPSSGP, encoded by the exons ATGGAGAAAGTGCCCGGCGAGATGGAGATTGAGCGCAGGGAGCGGAGCGAGGAGCTGTCCGAGGCGGAGAGGAAGGCGGTGCAGGCGACGTGGGCCCGGCTCTATGCCAACTGCGAGGACGTGGGGGTGGCCATCCTTGTGAG GTTCTTTGTGAACTTCCCATCGGCCAAGCAGTACTTCAGCCAGTTCAAGCACATGGAGGAGCCCCTGGAAATGGAGCGGAGCCCGCAGCTGCGGAAGCATGCCTGCCGGGTCATGGGGGCCCTCAACACGGTGGTGGAGAACCTGCATGACCCCGAGAAGGTGTCCTCTGTGCTCGCCCTGGTGGGCAAAGCCCACGCCCTCAAGCACAAGGTGGAGCCCGTGTACTTCAAG ATCCTCTCTGGAGTCATCCTGGAGGTGATCGCTGAGGAATTTGCCAGTGACTTCCCCCCTGAGACGCAGAGAGCCTGGGCCAAGCTTCGTGGTCTCATCTACAGCCACGTGACCGCTGCCTACAAGGAAGTGGGCTGGGTACAGCAGGTCCCCAACGCCACCAC CCCACCGGCCACACTGCCCTCTTCGGGGCCATAG